The Nocardia vinacea genome contains the following window.
TCATTCCGGGTTGGGAGCAGGGTCTGGTCGGCGTGCAGGCGGGTGCGCGGCGGCTGCTGATCATCCCGCCGAACCTCGGGTACGGCGCGGGTGGCAACGGCATCAAGCCCAACGAAACGCTGGTCTTCGTCACCGACGCGGTCGCCGTCGGCAAGTAATCGCAACGCGTAGTCCGCGGCGGTGGTGCTGCCTGCAGCCCGCCGCGACGGGTCAACTAACCTGGTCGAGATACGCACGTTGAGCCGTGCGGCGATTTCGCTCGTGATTACCCCAGCAAGTCGGCCACAAGCAAGTCGACCAGAACCAACGAACAAGGAGCATGTCCGTGAAGAGCACCGTCGAGCAGCTGAGCCCGACCCGGGTCCGGATCAACGTCGAGGTGCCTTTCGAGGAGCTGAAGCCGGACTTCGACAAGGCCTACAAGGCGCTGGCCAACCAGGTCCGCATCCCCGGCTTCCGTCCGGGCAAGGCCCCGGCCAAGCTGATCGAGGCCCGCCTGGGCCGCGGCGCGATCCTCGAGCAGGTCGTCAACGACGTGCTGCCCGGCCGCTACAGCGAGGCCGTCACCACCTCCGAGGTCAAGGTCATCGGCCAGCCCGAGATCGAGATCACCAAGATCGAGGACGGCCAGGAGCTGGCGTTCACGGCCGAGGTCGACGTGCGCCCGGAGATCGCCCTGCCCGCCTACGACGGCATCGAGGTGACCGTCGACTCGTTCAGCATCGGTGACGAGGACATCGAGGAGCAGCTGCAGTCCCTGCGCCAGCGCTTCGGCACCCTGACCGGTGTCGAGCGTCCGGTCCAGGACGGCGACTTCGTCTCCATCGATCTCTCGGCCACCGTCGACGGCGAGGACGTGCCGGAGGCGGCCACCACCGGCCTGTCCCACGAGGTCGGCTCCGGCCAGCTGATCGAGGGCCTGGACGAGGCGCTCATCGGCCTTTCGGTCGACGAGTCCAAGGAGTTCACCTCGACCCTGGTCGCCGGTGAGCACGCGGGCAAGGAAGCGGTCATCACCGCCACCGTGCGCTCGGTCAAGGAGCGCGAGCTGCCCGAGGCCGATGACGACTTCGCCCAGCTGGCCAGCGAATTCGACACCCTCGACGAGCTGAAGGAAGACCTGCGCAACCGGGTCGAGCGCGTCAAGAAGGTCGAGCAGGCCGGTCAGATCCGCGACAAGGTGCTCGAGACCCTGCTCGAGCAGGTCGAGGTGCCGCTGCCGGAGGCGGTCGTGCAGGCCGAGATCGACGCCGTGGTGCACGATGCGGTGCACGGCTTCGACCACGACGAGGCCAAGCTCGCCGAGGCGCTCGAGGCCCAGGGCTCCAGCCGCGAGGAATTCGACAAGGACACCAAGGAGTCCGCCGAGAAGTCGGTGAAGACCCAGCTGCTGCTGGATGCCATCGCCGAGGCGGACAACACCCAGGTCGGCCAGGAGGAGCTCACCGAGCGGATCCTGTTCCAGGCGCAGCGCTACGGCCTCTCGCCCGAGCAGTTCATCCAGCAGGTGCAGCAGGCGGGCCAGCTCGGCGCGGTCTTCGCGGACGTGCGTCGCGGTAAGGCGCTGGCCGGTGTGGTCGGCAAGGTGAAGGTCACCGACTCCGACGGCAACAGCGTGGACACCGCCGAAATGTTCGGTGCCCCTGAGGGTTCCGAGCCGGACGGCACCGACGAGACCGCCGCCGCGAGCGCCGAATAATTCCATGGAGGAGCAGCGTGATCTGGACACATGTGGTTTGGTGATTGCGCTGTGAGCGAGCGTAGCGAGTGAACCAAAAGCACAGTGCGCTCTCGCGCACAGTGCGATCGAGCGTCAGCGAGATTGCGCTGTGAGCGAAGACGGGCGGTACCGGGAGTTCGGTGCCGCCCGGCTTCGTTAATGTTTGTGACAAGCGAACCAGAGATGGCTGTTCGGTATCAGCAACGAGCCGGTAAGAGAAGGCAGGTATCCGTGACAATGAACAAGGCAGGGGTCGTCATGACATCCGCGACTGCTGGTCTGAACCTCAGTGATTCGGTGTACGAGCGCCTGCTGCGTGAGCGCATCATCTTCCTCGGCACTCAGGTCGACGACGACATCGCCAACAAACTGTGCGCGCAGATCCTGTTGCTCTCGGCGGAGGACCCCACCCGCGACATCTCGCTCTACATCAACTCGCCCGGTGGTTCGGTGACCGCGGGTATGGCCATCTACGACACCATGCAGTTCGCCGAGTGCGATATCGCCACCTTCGGGATGGGTCTGGCCGCGTCGATGGGCCAGTTCCTGCTCACCGCGGGCACCAAGGGCAAGCGCAGCGCGCTGCCGCACGCGCGGATCATGATGCACCAGCCCTCGGCCGGCATCGGAGGTTCCGCGGCCGATATCGCGATCATGGCCGAGCAGTTCGCGCACACCAAGCGCGAGCTCAACGAGCTGCAGGCGCTGCACACCGGCAAGTCGATCGAGCAGGTCACCGTCGACGCCGACCGTGACCGCTGGTTCACCGCGACGCAGGCCCTCGAGTACGGCTTCATCGACCGTGTGATCACCCACGCGGCGCAGGCGAACGGCGCGGGCGATTAGTTACGGGCGCTGACCCGCGTTCCCCCTCAACGACTTTGGAGACGAAGATGGCCAATCTGTTCGACCCGCGCGCCGGCCTCGGCGGAACCGCCCCGGCTAGCCCGCAGTCGCGCTACATCCTGCCCTCGTTCATCGAGCACTCGAGCTTCGGTGTCAAGGAGTCCAACCCGTACAACAAGCTGTTCGAGGAGCGCATCATCTTCCTCGGCGTGCAGGTCGACGACGCCTCGGCCAACGACATCATGGCGCAGCTGCTGGTGCTGGAGTCGCTGGATCCCGATCGTGACATCACCATGTACATCAACTCGCCCGGTGGTTCGTTCACCTCGCTGATGGCGATCTACGACACCATGCAGTACGTGCGTGCCGATGTGGCCACCGTCTGCCTGGGTCAGGCCGCTTCCGCCGCGGCCGTGCTGCTCGCCGCCGGTACCCCCGGCAAGCGCGCCTGCCTGCCCAACGCCCGCGTGCTGATCCACCAGCCGTCGCTGGAGGGTGGCATCCAGGGGCAGGTTTCGGACCTGGAGATCCAGGCCGCCGAGATCGAGCGCATGCGTCGCCTGATGGAGACCACGCTGGCGCGCCACACCGGTAAGGATGCGGACACCATCCGCAAGGACACCGACCGCGACAAGATCCTGACGGCCGAGGCCGCCAAGGAATACGGGATCATCGACACGGTCTTCGATTACCGCAAGCTCA
Protein-coding sequences here:
- the tig gene encoding trigger factor, giving the protein MKSTVEQLSPTRVRINVEVPFEELKPDFDKAYKALANQVRIPGFRPGKAPAKLIEARLGRGAILEQVVNDVLPGRYSEAVTTSEVKVIGQPEIEITKIEDGQELAFTAEVDVRPEIALPAYDGIEVTVDSFSIGDEDIEEQLQSLRQRFGTLTGVERPVQDGDFVSIDLSATVDGEDVPEAATTGLSHEVGSGQLIEGLDEALIGLSVDESKEFTSTLVAGEHAGKEAVITATVRSVKERELPEADDDFAQLASEFDTLDELKEDLRNRVERVKKVEQAGQIRDKVLETLLEQVEVPLPEAVVQAEIDAVVHDAVHGFDHDEAKLAEALEAQGSSREEFDKDTKESAEKSVKTQLLLDAIAEADNTQVGQEELTERILFQAQRYGLSPEQFIQQVQQAGQLGAVFADVRRGKALAGVVGKVKVTDSDGNSVDTAEMFGAPEGSEPDGTDETAAASAE
- a CDS encoding ATP-dependent Clp protease proteolytic subunit; this encodes MNKAGVVMTSATAGLNLSDSVYERLLRERIIFLGTQVDDDIANKLCAQILLLSAEDPTRDISLYINSPGGSVTAGMAIYDTMQFAECDIATFGMGLAASMGQFLLTAGTKGKRSALPHARIMMHQPSAGIGGSAADIAIMAEQFAHTKRELNELQALHTGKSIEQVTVDADRDRWFTATQALEYGFIDRVITHAAQANGAGD
- a CDS encoding ATP-dependent Clp protease proteolytic subunit: MANLFDPRAGLGGTAPASPQSRYILPSFIEHSSFGVKESNPYNKLFEERIIFLGVQVDDASANDIMAQLLVLESLDPDRDITMYINSPGGSFTSLMAIYDTMQYVRADVATVCLGQAASAAAVLLAAGTPGKRACLPNARVLIHQPSLEGGIQGQVSDLEIQAAEIERMRRLMETTLARHTGKDADTIRKDTDRDKILTAEAAKEYGIIDTVFDYRKLSAQK